A region from the Myxococcus stipitatus genome encodes:
- a CDS encoding efflux RND transporter permease subunit, producing the protein MSGASRNPNSHSRFAYAFAELLVRKPGTILVVMLSLLALSTWATLKLRINSNQLDLISQDLQEVKDVKQVIDMVGGSGFLMLAMRSSDEAAMKKTADDIAGMLQADKENVRTVSYKLPVEFIQQNMVLFVKTEDLVEGKRRIMAFLEDKLRRSNPFYIDMGATKPVELNLQDLVDKYSSVGKKSIRDDYNISNDKKMLLILIKPMWDTTEIGKTKAYLDKLNGDLAAYSAKPGNAKLVEDYHKMGDGQTIAYGYTGSYKTTVDDSFAIEESLQPVTIIALISIFAITIVFFRKLAPTFIVVSGTVIGTLYTLGFTYATVGELNMITSILGGILMGFGIDYGIHFTFRTRLELGAGKPYDVAIRDAFVNAGRPALVSAVVTGGSFFVLMVSEFRGFSQFGFLAGCGTLILGFTLFLWSASLLALVGRINPEWPKKLIGVMKPPPVNSSEGQELRIPRPGLVLGVSTAIVALICAAAVPWAGAGEPPEGKLGFLERVKHGVGFNYNTRALIPDGMSSVLLQDEINVRFNISSDPMAVYTRDLDEAEGVYRELTQNAHKYPSIDQVVSIFTFVPPAETAKANEQVLLQWKEEMKNLEARGFSISALPPEMQEKAAFFMKVLDAKPFDVHGVPANYKSQFENLPTAQNKGYLTFIYSSVDLFDGQKMMQFADETRAIPVTYYPGRFDKNDFDPATPTAQKEFRAAGATQLYAKLARIVLWDGKVTVVLTALWILAMHFLDFRNVKLALASVIPLGVGLAMMLGIMSLTGLRLNFMNIIILPILLGFGVSHGLYLLHRFLEGTSPLVALRSVGAAVASSTLTAVAGFAALLAAAHNGLRSMGMVACIGLITTLVVSFTVLAAVMQLMHDRRRREAPPEGNLPQVPPGEGGSTRAA; encoded by the coding sequence ATGAGCGGCGCATCTCGCAACCCGAACTCCCATTCCCGTTTCGCCTACGCCTTCGCGGAGCTGCTGGTCCGCAAGCCGGGCACCATCCTGGTCGTGATGCTGTCGCTGCTCGCCCTGTCCACCTGGGCGACGCTGAAGCTGCGCATCAACTCGAACCAGCTCGACCTCATCTCCCAGGACCTCCAGGAGGTGAAGGACGTCAAGCAGGTCATCGACATGGTGGGAGGCAGCGGCTTCCTCATGCTCGCGATGCGCTCGTCCGACGAGGCCGCGATGAAGAAGACCGCGGACGACATCGCCGGCATGCTCCAGGCCGACAAGGAGAACGTCCGCACCGTCTCCTACAAGCTGCCCGTCGAGTTCATCCAGCAGAACATGGTCCTCTTCGTGAAGACGGAGGACCTGGTCGAGGGCAAGCGCCGCATCATGGCCTTCCTCGAGGACAAGCTGCGCCGCAGCAACCCCTTCTACATCGACATGGGCGCCACCAAGCCCGTGGAGCTGAACCTCCAGGACCTGGTCGACAAGTACTCCTCCGTCGGCAAGAAGAGCATCCGGGACGACTACAACATCTCCAACGACAAGAAGATGTTGCTCATCCTCATCAAGCCGATGTGGGACACCACTGAGATCGGCAAGACGAAGGCGTACCTGGACAAGCTCAACGGGGACCTGGCGGCGTACTCCGCGAAGCCCGGCAACGCGAAGCTGGTCGAGGACTACCACAAGATGGGCGACGGGCAGACCATCGCCTATGGCTACACCGGCTCGTACAAGACGACGGTGGACGACTCGTTCGCCATCGAGGAGTCGCTGCAGCCGGTGACCATCATCGCGCTCATCTCCATCTTCGCCATCACCATCGTCTTCTTCCGCAAGCTGGCGCCCACCTTCATCGTCGTCAGCGGCACGGTGATTGGCACGCTGTACACGCTGGGCTTCACCTACGCGACGGTGGGTGAGCTCAACATGATCACCTCCATCCTGGGCGGCATCCTGATGGGGTTCGGCATCGACTACGGCATCCACTTCACCTTCCGCACCCGGCTGGAGCTGGGCGCGGGCAAGCCGTACGACGTGGCCATCCGCGACGCCTTCGTCAACGCGGGCCGGCCGGCGCTGGTGTCCGCGGTGGTGACGGGCGGCTCGTTCTTCGTGCTGATGGTCAGCGAGTTCCGCGGCTTCAGCCAGTTCGGCTTCCTGGCCGGCTGCGGCACGCTCATCCTCGGCTTCACGCTGTTCCTGTGGAGCGCGTCCCTGCTGGCGCTGGTGGGCCGCATCAACCCCGAGTGGCCGAAGAAGCTCATCGGCGTGATGAAGCCGCCGCCGGTCAACTCCTCCGAGGGCCAGGAGCTGCGCATCCCCCGCCCCGGCCTGGTGCTGGGCGTGAGCACCGCCATCGTCGCGCTCATCTGCGCCGCCGCGGTGCCCTGGGCCGGCGCGGGCGAGCCCCCCGAGGGCAAGCTCGGCTTCCTCGAGCGCGTGAAGCACGGCGTGGGCTTCAACTACAACACCCGCGCGCTCATCCCGGACGGCATGTCCTCCGTGCTCCTCCAGGATGAGATCAACGTCCGCTTCAACATCTCCAGCGACCCCATGGCCGTCTACACCCGGGACCTGGACGAGGCCGAGGGCGTGTACCGCGAGCTGACGCAGAACGCGCACAAGTACCCCTCCATCGACCAGGTGGTGAGCATCTTCACCTTCGTGCCCCCGGCAGAGACCGCCAAGGCCAACGAGCAGGTGCTCCTCCAGTGGAAGGAGGAGATGAAGAACCTGGAGGCCCGGGGCTTCTCCATCTCCGCGCTGCCGCCGGAGATGCAGGAGAAGGCCGCCTTCTTCATGAAGGTGCTGGACGCCAAGCCCTTCGACGTGCACGGCGTGCCCGCCAACTACAAGAGCCAGTTCGAGAACCTGCCCACCGCGCAGAACAAGGGCTACCTCACGTTCATCTACTCGAGCGTGGACCTGTTCGACGGCCAGAAGATGATGCAGTTCGCGGACGAGACGCGCGCCATCCCCGTCACGTACTACCCGGGCCGCTTCGACAAGAACGACTTCGACCCGGCCACGCCCACCGCCCAGAAGGAGTTCCGCGCCGCGGGCGCCACGCAGCTGTACGCGAAGCTGGCGCGCATCGTGTTGTGGGACGGCAAGGTCACCGTGGTGCTCACCGCGCTGTGGATCCTCGCCATGCACTTCCTGGACTTCCGCAACGTGAAGCTGGCGCTGGCGTCGGTGATTCCGCTGGGCGTGGGCCTGGCGATGATGCTGGGCATCATGTCGCTGACGGGCCTGCGGCTGAACTTCATGAACATCATCATCCTGCCCATCCTGCTGGGCTTCGGGGTGAGCCACGGCCTGTACCTCTTGCATCGCTTCCTGGAGGGCACCTCGCCGCTGGTGGCGCTGCGCAGCGTGGGCGCGGCGGTGGCGTCCTCCACGCTGACGGCGGTGGCGGGCTTCGCGGCGCTGCTGGCCGCGGCCCACAACGGCCTGCGCTCCATGGGCATGGTGGCCTGCATCGGCCTCATCACCACGCTGGTGGTGTCCTTCACGGTGCTGGCCGCGGTGATGCAGCTGATGCACGACCGGCGGCGGCGCGAGGCGCCCCCGGAGGGCAACCTCCCCCAGGTGCCCCCCGGCGAGGGCGGCTCGACGCGCGCGGCCTGA
- a CDS encoding MXAN_6521/LA_1396 family lipoprotein, with protein MTTMRWAPLLGLGLLAGCSAVKHHRVRDDYAQVDRQQVKRLVVVTQPLPDGKREVGELWSLIARQWVNQNRDFIVKDNVAQDGRPEHPSFKSECVEGVEGVLWLDPTLSLKGSGADAAVKAQLVRCRDGQEVWAAEAAGSWSSKDEDYAQRVTQYSEQLGEGVAPYVVPTAKLLGAVLDTLPNPELTEADKDEKIELGE; from the coding sequence ATGACGACGATGCGATGGGCGCCCCTGCTGGGGCTGGGGCTGTTGGCGGGCTGCTCCGCGGTGAAGCACCACCGCGTGCGGGACGACTACGCGCAGGTGGACCGGCAGCAGGTGAAGCGGCTGGTGGTGGTGACGCAGCCCCTGCCGGACGGCAAGCGCGAGGTGGGCGAGCTGTGGAGCCTCATCGCCCGCCAGTGGGTGAACCAGAACCGCGACTTCATCGTGAAGGACAACGTCGCGCAGGACGGTCGCCCCGAACACCCGTCCTTCAAGTCCGAGTGCGTGGAGGGCGTGGAGGGCGTGCTGTGGCTGGACCCGACCCTCTCGCTGAAGGGCAGTGGCGCGGACGCGGCGGTGAAGGCGCAGCTGGTGCGCTGCCGTGACGGGCAGGAGGTCTGGGCCGCGGAGGCGGCGGGCAGCTGGAGCTCGAAGGACGAGGACTACGCGCAGCGGGTGACGCAGTACAGCGAGCAGCTGGGCGAGGGCGTGGCGCCGTACGTGGTGCCCACGGCGAAGCTCCTGGGCGCGGTGCTCGACACGCTGCCCAATCCCGAACTGACCGAGGCCGACAAGGACGAGAAGATCGAACTGGGCGAGTAG
- a CDS encoding MgtC/SapB family protein, which translates to MDEHVIVMRLGVATLLGAVMGLERELRGQAAGLRTHILVSLGACLFTLSSVLVESSLEGSPPNGSRADISRIASQVVVGIGFLGAGAIIRDRGQVRGLTTAANLWLAASVGLTTGLGFPWAAVTAVSIALLAIAGLRPVERAIHRHRVRRGFHVDAGGPVSRNGDEPGD; encoded by the coding sequence GTGGACGAGCACGTCATCGTCATGCGGCTGGGGGTGGCGACGCTGCTGGGCGCCGTCATGGGCCTGGAGCGGGAGCTGCGTGGCCAGGCCGCCGGTCTGCGCACGCACATCCTGGTGTCGCTGGGGGCGTGCCTGTTCACGCTCTCCAGCGTGCTGGTGGAGTCCTCGCTGGAGGGGAGCCCGCCCAACGGCTCCCGGGCGGACATCAGCCGCATCGCCAGTCAGGTGGTGGTGGGCATCGGCTTCCTGGGCGCTGGCGCCATCATCCGGGACCGGGGGCAGGTGCGGGGGCTGACGACGGCGGCGAACCTGTGGCTCGCCGCGTCCGTGGGCCTCACCACGGGGCTCGGGTTTCCCTGGGCGGCCGTCACCGCGGTGAGCATCGCCCTCCTGGCGATCGCGGGGCTGCGGCCCGTGGAGCGGGCCATCCACCGCCACCGCGTGCGCAGGGGCTTCCACGTCGACGCCGGCGGGCCCGTCTCCCGCAACGGGGACGAGCCGGGGGACTGA
- the ptsP gene encoding phosphoenolpyruvate--protein phosphotransferase codes for MSSQATPTLRLMGIGASPGVAVGHAFILDRKRIRTPKLRLAEAEVEPERMRMKTAVDLSDRQLAELKEQITRTEGSDHALILEAHRLMLHDPMLVDAVNQLIVEDRINAEWAVRRVARKIKHLFDNIPDEYFRERRSDVDYVADRIIRNLMGQVVDEEVEVPAEAIVVAHDLPPADAALMARSGRVAGFVTDLGGQTSHTAIVARARETPAVVGAGRASEQISPGDLVAMDGTRGIILVNPTEEQLESFREEQRRHQEAEQLALATKDLAAVSTDGFRIRLNGNMEFLEEIPSLLAHGAEGIGLYRTEFMFLDRKTAPTEEEHYRAYRQVLEAMGGRPVTIRTLDLGGDKVPGKTKHEKEPNPAMGLRAIRYCLSNRELFRTQLRALLRASVHGNLRLMFPLICGVSELREARSELEACRTELGRAGVPVGKRFPVGIMVETPSAAMIADRLAQEADFFSVGTNDLIQYSLAIDRQNREVAYLYRPLHLSVLRMLESIVGAAKAANIPVSMCGEMAGDPLYTLVLLALGFDELSMTSGQIPAVKRFIRRVRRSDAAELLRDAMELTTAEEIERFVRTEMDRRFVDAPESEVSAEDAPLATPPSGRTTG; via the coding sequence GTGAGCAGCCAGGCCACCCCCACCCTGAGGTTGATGGGCATCGGCGCCTCACCCGGCGTGGCGGTGGGCCACGCGTTCATCCTGGACAGGAAGCGCATCCGCACGCCCAAGCTGCGACTGGCCGAGGCGGAGGTCGAGCCCGAGCGCATGCGGATGAAGACGGCGGTGGACCTGTCCGACCGCCAGCTCGCCGAGCTCAAGGAACAAATCACGCGCACCGAGGGCAGCGACCACGCGCTCATCCTGGAGGCGCACCGGTTGATGCTCCACGACCCCATGCTGGTGGACGCGGTCAACCAGCTCATCGTGGAGGACCGCATCAACGCCGAGTGGGCGGTCCGCCGCGTGGCGCGCAAGATCAAGCACCTCTTCGACAACATCCCGGACGAGTACTTCCGCGAGCGGCGCTCGGACGTGGACTACGTCGCGGACCGCATCATCCGCAACCTCATGGGGCAGGTGGTGGACGAGGAGGTGGAGGTGCCCGCCGAGGCCATCGTCGTGGCGCACGACCTGCCGCCGGCGGACGCGGCGCTCATGGCGCGCAGCGGCCGGGTGGCGGGCTTCGTGACGGACCTGGGTGGGCAGACGAGCCACACGGCCATCGTCGCGCGGGCGCGCGAGACGCCCGCGGTGGTGGGCGCGGGCCGGGCCAGCGAGCAGATTTCGCCGGGCGACCTGGTGGCCATGGACGGCACCCGGGGCATCATCCTGGTGAACCCCACGGAGGAGCAGCTCGAGAGCTTCCGCGAGGAGCAGCGCCGTCACCAGGAGGCCGAGCAGCTGGCGCTGGCCACCAAGGACCTGGCGGCGGTGAGCACGGACGGCTTCCGCATCCGGCTCAACGGCAACATGGAGTTCCTGGAGGAGATTCCGTCGCTGCTGGCGCACGGCGCGGAGGGCATTGGCCTGTACCGCACCGAGTTCATGTTCCTGGACCGCAAGACGGCGCCCACGGAGGAGGAGCACTACCGCGCCTACCGGCAGGTGCTGGAGGCCATGGGCGGGCGGCCCGTCACCATTCGCACGCTGGACCTGGGCGGCGACAAGGTCCCGGGCAAGACGAAGCACGAGAAGGAGCCCAACCCGGCGATGGGCCTCCGGGCCATCCGCTACTGCCTGTCCAACCGGGAGCTGTTCCGCACCCAGCTGCGGGCGCTGCTTCGCGCCAGCGTGCACGGCAACCTGCGGCTGATGTTCCCCCTCATCTGCGGGGTGAGCGAGCTGCGCGAGGCCCGCAGCGAGCTGGAGGCGTGCCGCACGGAGCTGGGACGCGCGGGCGTGCCCGTGGGCAAGCGCTTCCCGGTGGGCATCATGGTGGAGACGCCCAGCGCGGCGATGATCGCCGACCGGCTGGCGCAGGAGGCGGACTTCTTCTCCGTCGGCACCAACGACCTCATCCAGTACTCGCTGGCCATCGACCGCCAGAACCGCGAGGTGGCCTACCTCTACCGGCCGCTGCACCTGTCCGTGCTGCGCATGCTGGAGAGCATCGTGGGCGCCGCCAAGGCCGCCAACATCCCCGTGTCCATGTGCGGGGAGATGGCGGGGGATCCGCTCTACACGCTGGTGCTGCTGGCGCTGGGCTTCGACGAGCTGTCGATGACGTCCGGGCAGATTCCGGCCGTCAAGCGCTTCATCCGGCGGGTGCGCCGCTCGGACGCGGCGGAGCTGTTGCGCGACGCGATGGAGCTGACCACGGCGGAGGAGATCGAACGCTTCGTGCGCACGGAGATGGACCGGCGCTTCGTCGACGCGCCGGAGTCGGAGGTGTCCGCCGAGGACGCGCCGCTCGCGACGCCGCCCTCCGGCCGCACCACGGGCTGA
- a CDS encoding HPr family phosphocarrier protein — MATEAKGTYEIINELGLHARAAAQMVKVANRFKSDVLIEAQGQRANAKSIMGVLMLAAAQGVQVTLTCKGDDAEACLQELAKLIADRFGESK, encoded by the coding sequence ATGGCAACCGAGGCGAAGGGAACATACGAGATCATCAACGAGCTGGGGCTGCATGCCCGGGCGGCGGCGCAGATGGTCAAGGTGGCCAACCGCTTCAAGAGCGACGTCCTCATCGAGGCGCAGGGACAGCGCGCCAACGCCAAGTCCATCATGGGGGTGCTGATGCTGGCGGCGGCCCAGGGTGTGCAGGTGACGCTCACCTGCAAGGGGGATGACGCGGAGGCGTGTCTCCAGGAGTTGGCAAAGCTCATCGCCGACCGTTTTGGCGAGTCGAAGTGA
- a CDS encoding PTS system mannose/fructose/sorbose family transporter subunit IID — protein MSAGDSSLTAGVLLRVFMRSLFLQASWNPQGMQNLGLAYAVFPALERLYAAGPAREEAVRRHLVFFNTHPYVAAAIVGGVVFHEERIARGEEAPDRVVAFKAALMGPLAALGDGFFWLSLKPAAGAVGAALVPLLGLWAVPVFLVLYNLVHLLLRVRLYWLGLTLGDRLVEAVARANLPARGARLRTVAAVCAGGLAAWLAVSFGANAGGAHAPLLAAGCLALGVASYVLVSRRVPNYVVLYLAALLACVAGAFL, from the coding sequence ATGAGCGCGGGGGACTCCTCCCTGACCGCGGGCGTGCTGCTGCGCGTCTTCATGCGCTCGCTGTTCCTCCAGGCGTCGTGGAACCCCCAGGGCATGCAGAACCTGGGGCTGGCCTACGCCGTGTTCCCCGCGCTGGAGCGGCTGTACGCGGCCGGCCCCGCGCGCGAGGAGGCGGTGCGCCGGCACCTGGTGTTCTTCAACACCCACCCGTACGTGGCGGCGGCCATCGTCGGGGGAGTGGTCTTCCACGAGGAGCGCATCGCGCGGGGGGAGGAGGCGCCGGACCGGGTGGTGGCCTTCAAGGCGGCGCTGATGGGGCCCCTGGCGGCGCTGGGGGACGGCTTCTTCTGGCTGTCGCTCAAGCCGGCGGCGGGCGCGGTGGGCGCCGCGCTGGTGCCGCTGCTGGGGTTGTGGGCGGTGCCTGTCTTCCTGGTGCTGTACAACCTGGTGCACCTGCTGCTCCGGGTGCGGCTGTACTGGCTGGGGCTCACCTTGGGGGACCGGCTGGTGGAGGCGGTGGCGCGGGCCAACCTGCCTGCCCGGGGCGCCCGGCTGCGCACGGTGGCGGCGGTGTGCGCGGGGGGCCTGGCGGCGTGGCTGGCGGTGTCGTTCGGGGCCAACGCGGGCGGGGCCCACGCGCCCCTGCTGGCGGCCGGGTGCCTGGCCCTGGGGGTTGCATCCTACGTGCTGGTCAGTCGTCGGGTGCCCAACTACGTGGTGCTCTACCTCGCGGCGCTGCTGGCGTGCGTGGCGGGGGCCTTCCTTTAG
- a CDS encoding PTS sugar transporter subunit IIC, with product MSVVWDQVALAGVWGGLVAVERKAFLQAMLSRPLVAASVMGLLLNDVPSGLAVGLLLELFFLGTANLGASLPENDTLAATATSAAAATLTAATGAGSTPAIWSLAVLLFIGMGRVGRRADRLLEGHSARLARVALASAEAGNLTRAMRQNLWGMWPHFALYGALTALCALAGYFVEPLLQQLPHVVVRGLAWAWPAMASVAAAIAAQGSHARRAPLYAALGAAAVTVAIVLLLLTERA from the coding sequence GTGAGCGTCGTCTGGGACCAGGTGGCGCTCGCGGGAGTGTGGGGCGGACTGGTGGCCGTCGAGCGCAAGGCGTTCCTCCAGGCCATGCTGTCGCGCCCGCTCGTCGCCGCCTCCGTGATGGGCCTGTTGCTCAACGACGTGCCCTCCGGGCTGGCGGTGGGGCTCTTGCTGGAGCTGTTCTTCCTGGGCACGGCGAACCTGGGCGCGTCGCTGCCGGAGAACGACACGCTGGCGGCCACGGCCACGAGCGCGGCGGCGGCGACGCTGACGGCCGCCACGGGCGCGGGCTCCACGCCCGCCATCTGGTCGCTGGCGGTGCTGCTGTTCATCGGCATGGGGCGCGTGGGGCGCCGGGCGGACCGGCTGTTGGAAGGCCATTCGGCGCGGCTGGCGCGCGTGGCGCTGGCGTCCGCGGAGGCGGGCAACCTCACGCGCGCCATGCGGCAGAACCTGTGGGGCATGTGGCCGCACTTCGCCCTGTACGGCGCGCTCACCGCGCTGTGCGCGCTCGCGGGCTATTTCGTGGAGCCCCTGCTGCAGCAGCTGCCCCACGTGGTGGTGCGGGGGCTGGCGTGGGCGTGGCCGGCCATGGCGTCCGTCGCGGCGGCCATCGCCGCGCAGGGCAGCCACGCGCGCCGGGCCCCGCTGTACGCGGCGCTGGGCGCGGCGGCGGTGACGGTGGCCATCGTCCTCCTGCTGCTCACGGAGCGCGCATGA
- a CDS encoding PTS sugar transporter subunit IIB, whose amino-acid sequence MITLVRVDNRLIHGQVVEAWLPFLKVARVVVADDEAASSPLIRAAMALAVQSAIEVQILPLSQVDFAALSKDGVRTLVLLRDVASVPFAYAHGLSLGELNLGNVHFGTGRRQVSPSVFLAEAELKTLQQLAEQGVRVEARAVPAEKPVELPDLTERWAKAG is encoded by the coding sequence GTGATCACCCTGGTCCGCGTCGACAACCGCCTCATCCACGGCCAGGTCGTCGAGGCCTGGCTGCCCTTCCTCAAGGTCGCCCGCGTCGTCGTCGCGGATGACGAGGCGGCGTCCAGCCCTCTCATCCGCGCGGCCATGGCGCTGGCGGTGCAGAGCGCCATCGAGGTGCAGATCCTCCCGCTGTCGCAGGTGGACTTCGCGGCCCTGTCGAAGGACGGGGTGCGCACGCTGGTGCTGTTGCGGGACGTGGCGTCGGTGCCCTTCGCGTACGCGCATGGGCTGAGCCTGGGCGAGCTGAACCTGGGCAACGTGCACTTCGGGACGGGGCGCCGGCAGGTGTCGCCGTCCGTGTTCCTGGCGGAGGCGGAGCTGAAGACGCTCCAGCAGCTGGCGGAGCAGGGCGTGCGCGTGGAGGCGCGCGCGGTGCCCGCGGAGAAGCCGGTGGAGCTGCCGGACCTGACCGAGCGGTGGGCGAAGGCCGGGTGA
- a CDS encoding PTS sugar transporter subunit IIA — protein MVGLVVASHGRLAEELVSTAEQIVGKLPAVATCNIEPGTPVEDLRAKMKQAVSRVDDGEGVIILADLFGGTPCKESLMMCQRMNLEVLAGVNLPMLLKANSLRSESITLPEMANQLASYGQRNITCASALLREAQQQPRT, from the coding sequence ATGGTCGGCCTCGTCGTCGCATCGCACGGGCGTCTGGCGGAGGAGCTGGTCTCCACCGCGGAACAGATCGTGGGGAAGCTTCCCGCGGTGGCAACCTGCAACATCGAGCCGGGGACTCCCGTCGAGGACCTCCGCGCCAAGATGAAGCAGGCGGTGTCCCGCGTGGATGACGGGGAGGGTGTCATCATCCTCGCCGACCTGTTCGGAGGCACGCCCTGCAAGGAGTCGCTGATGATGTGTCAGCGCATGAACCTGGAGGTGCTGGCCGGGGTGAACCTGCCCATGCTCCTCAAGGCCAACTCGCTCCGCTCCGAGTCCATCACCCTTCCGGAGATGGCCAACCAGCTCGCCTCCTATGGTCAGCGCAACATCACCTGTGCGTCCGCCCTGCTTCGCGAGGCCCAGCAGCAGCCGCGAACTTGA
- a CDS encoding peroxiredoxin, with protein sequence MARTKPLQQGEAMPDVTLTGAGNQPVRLRDLLGQKVLVVYFYPRDDSPGCTVQACGLRDQYEDFVAAGAEVVGISGDSAASHQGFAARHRLPFVLLSDERGEAREAFGVAPSFLGLLPGRVTFVVDRQGIVRDSFESQIRVGEHVRRSLELVRKLSQGATPAAAK encoded by the coding sequence ATGGCCAGGACGAAGCCGCTGCAACAGGGCGAGGCGATGCCCGACGTGACGCTGACGGGCGCGGGCAACCAGCCGGTGCGCCTGCGCGACCTGTTGGGGCAGAAGGTGCTCGTCGTCTACTTCTACCCACGCGACGACTCACCGGGTTGTACCGTGCAGGCATGTGGCCTGAGGGACCAGTACGAGGACTTCGTCGCCGCGGGCGCGGAGGTCGTCGGCATCAGCGGTGACTCGGCCGCCTCCCACCAGGGCTTCGCCGCCAGGCACCGGCTGCCCTTCGTCCTGCTGAGCGACGAGCGCGGCGAGGCGCGCGAGGCCTTCGGCGTGGCCCCCTCCTTCCTCGGCCTGCTCCCCGGCCGCGTCACCTTCGTGGTGGACCGCCAGGGCATCGTCCGCGACAGCTTCGAATCCCAGATTCGCGTGGGCGAGCACGTGCGCCGCTCCCTGGAGCTCGTCCGCAAGCTCTCCCAGGGGGCGACACCCGCCGCCGCGAAGTGA
- a CDS encoding M35 family metallo-endopeptidase gives MSLLGACGAPDERTQDVPAQGETARDAIAGDVKVTLSVPRSSLAARDAVMVTVTLTNVSKDTVRLLKWHTPVDGLKEDLFAVTVNGQKAEYNGRHYKWATPEAHDFLRLSPGESVSHDVDLGAIYDLSTTGAYSIRYDSDGHHSDVGHEGLSQLRSDGLELFIEGRPFVHPVPASTGIVTAQALSTSSCTGSRPASTVTTAFSTAQTMTNGAVNYLNGTIGPRFSTWFGDINTTNVNLIKTHFAAIKNAFDTKSVIVDCACSDSAYAYVYKNSPYRIYVCNAFWSAPMSGTDSKGGTLIHEMSHFTVVADTDDWAYGQSACKSLRTSNQARARDNADSHEYFAENTPAQN, from the coding sequence GTGTCGCTGCTGGGTGCCTGCGGCGCTCCGGACGAGCGGACGCAGGATGTGCCGGCGCAGGGCGAGACGGCGCGCGACGCCATCGCCGGTGACGTGAAGGTCACCCTGTCGGTGCCGCGCTCGTCGCTGGCCGCGCGCGACGCGGTGATGGTGACGGTGACGCTGACCAACGTGTCGAAGGACACCGTGCGCCTGCTCAAGTGGCACACGCCGGTCGACGGGCTGAAGGAGGACCTGTTCGCCGTCACGGTGAACGGGCAGAAGGCCGAGTACAACGGCCGCCACTACAAGTGGGCCACGCCGGAGGCGCACGACTTCCTGCGCCTTTCCCCCGGCGAGAGCGTGTCGCACGACGTGGACCTGGGCGCCATCTACGACCTGTCCACGACGGGCGCGTACAGCATCCGCTACGACTCGGACGGCCACCACTCCGACGTCGGCCACGAGGGCCTGTCACAGCTGCGCTCGGACGGCCTGGAGCTCTTCATCGAGGGCCGCCCGTTCGTCCACCCGGTGCCGGCCTCGACGGGCATCGTCACCGCGCAGGCGCTGTCCACCTCGAGCTGCACCGGCTCGCGCCCCGCCTCCACGGTGACCACCGCGTTCTCCACGGCGCAGACCATGACCAACGGCGCGGTCAACTACCTCAACGGGACCATCGGCCCGCGCTTCTCCACGTGGTTCGGCGACATCAACACGACGAACGTCAACCTCATCAAGACGCACTTCGCCGCCATCAAGAACGCCTTCGACACCAAGTCGGTCATCGTCGACTGCGCGTGCTCGGACAGCGCCTACGCGTACGTCTACAAGAACTCGCCGTACCGCATCTACGTGTGCAACGCGTTCTGGAGCGCCCCCATGTCCGGCACGGACTCCAAGGGCGGCACGCTCATCCACGAGATGAGCCACTTCACCGTCGTCGCCGACACGGATGACTGGGCCTACGGCCAGAGCGCGTGCAAGAGCCTGCGGACCTCCAACCAGGCCCGCGCCCGCGACAACGCGGACAGCCACGAGTACTTCGCGGAGAACACGCCCGCGCAGAACTGA
- a CDS encoding protease, whose translation MTRGHMGHIALLSLAIAGAGCAAKQDGGTQPADTSPPPATESTQPSSTPAPSPEGSSMATSLSCALKMAPRLVAGGPVTVTFDITNTSSQPLYVLTWNTPLEGRILNDMFRVTRDGVELPYVGPMVKRAPPTPDSYVTLAPGATVTREVDISNAYGATTPGAYGIEFRGSLMDVTADKAKAPPADGAFQGVDVKCAPVSTTLAAK comes from the coding sequence ATGACACGCGGACACATGGGCCACATCGCGCTGCTGTCCCTGGCCATCGCCGGGGCGGGCTGCGCCGCGAAACAGGATGGCGGCACCCAGCCAGCGGACACCTCCCCGCCACCGGCGACGGAGTCGACGCAACCCTCCTCGACCCCGGCCCCCTCCCCGGAAGGCTCCTCCATGGCGACCTCGCTCTCCTGTGCGCTGAAGATGGCCCCGCGGCTCGTCGCGGGCGGGCCGGTGACGGTGACGTTCGACATCACCAACACCTCGAGCCAGCCGCTGTACGTGCTCACCTGGAACACGCCCCTGGAGGGCCGCATCCTCAACGACATGTTCCGCGTGACGCGCGACGGGGTGGAGCTGCCGTACGTGGGCCCCATGGTGAAGCGCGCGCCCCCCACCCCGGACTCGTACGTCACGCTCGCGCCCGGCGCGACGGTGACGCGCGAGGTGGACATCTCCAACGCCTATGGCGCGACGACGCCGGGCGCCTACGGCATCGAGTTCCGGGGCTCGCTCATGGACGTCACCGCCGACAAGGCCAAGGCCCCGCCGGCCGACGGCGCCTTCCAGGGCGTCGACGTGAAGTGCGCGCCGGTGAGCACCACGCTCGCCGCGAAGTGA